The Arachis hypogaea cultivar Tifrunner chromosome 14, arahy.Tifrunner.gnm2.J5K5, whole genome shotgun sequence genome has a segment encoding these proteins:
- the LOC112743828 gene encoding uncharacterized protein, whose amino-acid sequence MPFTRCNSQIPVPPPSPIPTANGSRSAANATFSEFLEKTLQLPELILPEPHFPPAPAEIDLRSLPMSSADLVIRSSREFGAFRIRCHGIPANDLGTVVDEAEQVFQDSRNAVVQRIGCGGEMIPFVRSRKGVMEFTANKILGNQAHRSFWVHMGNVASRLDSIVEQVTLALQQDKSQEDFKERILETESVISLCRYPHDKAPKQNSAVSAGKRETCDYALRFYLPMEHCIFYVQTERGPLSFDAGREHIVVIVGKQLQEWSNGVFKCVPAAEMIFMPSFHSSSASFSIELTCSLSSNQSLNSSNKNLKMISLTDQILFIFLLAFLYRFICFIYS is encoded by the exons ATGCCGTTCACGCGCTGCAACAGCCAGATTCCGGTGCCTCCGCCGTCGCCGATCCCAACTGCCAACGGTTCCCGCTCTGCCGCGAACGCGACCTTCAGCGAGTTCCTAGAAAAGACGCTACAGCTACCGGAGCTTATACTTCCGGAACCTCACTTTCCTCCGGCGCCGGCAGAGATCGACCTCCGTTCGCTGCCAATGTCTTCCGCGGACCTCGTGATCCGATCCTCCAGGGAGTTCGGCGCGTTTCGGATCCGGTGCCACGGGATCCCCGCCAACGACCTCGGAACAGTGGTGGACGAAGCGGAGCAGGTCTTCCAAGACTCGCGAAACGCCGTCGTCCAGCGCATAGGGTGCGGCGGAGAAATGATTCCTTTCGTTCGGTCTCGCAAAGGAGTAATGGAATTCACCGCAAACAAGATCCTTGGGAACCAAGCGCATCGAAGCTTCTG GGTTCATATGGGGAACGTTGCAAGTAGATTGGATAGCATAGTGGAGCAAGTGACCCTAGCTCTACAACAGGACAAATCTCAAGAAGATTTTAAGGAACGTATTCTAGAGACAGAGTCAGTGATTTCCCTGTGCAGGTATCCGCACGACAAGGCCCCCAAACAAAACAGTGCCGTGTCTGCTGGGAAGAGGGAAACATGTGACTATGCTTTGCGATTCTACCTTCCCATGGAGCACTGTATATTTTACGTCCAAACAGAAAGAGGTCCCCTATCATTTGATGCAGGTCGAGAGCATATAGTTGTCATCGTTGGCAAACAACTGCAG GAGTGGAGCAATGGTGTATTCAAATGTGTTCCTGCTGCGGAAATGATCTTCATGCCGAGTTTCCATAGTAGTTCAGCCTCTTTCTCCATAGAGCTTACTTGCTCGCTCTCTTCAAATCAAAGCTTAAACTCTTCTAACAAGAATCTCAAGATGATCTCCCTAACCGAtcaaatcctttttatttttctccttgcATTTCTATACAGATTCATCTGTTTCATTTATTCATGA
- the LOC114925216 gene encoding uncharacterized protein gives MRYERLKERGEAYTNWLDRIPRKQYALAFDGGYRWGHMTTNLVECINSVLKGACNLPVTALVKATFYRLNELFTRKRAEAEARINAGFVFSEMATTKLHANQRASGNIQVSCFDRENEVFKVREMPSGVEYAVDLRHHRCDCGEFQVNRIPCRHVFACCANQRLDWQVYVNDVYKMDQVRRVYRARFRPLENPATWPAYHGPRFVKNPFLRRVAKGRPKMTRFLNEMDTRMLRRSRRCKQCGAEGHSCSRCRQNGGPSAGPAEE, from the coding sequence ATGCGCTACGAACGATTAAAGGAACGGGGTGAGGCTTACACCAACTGGCTTGATCGAATCCCTCGTAAGCAGTATGCTTTGGCATTTGATGGTGGTTACCGATGGGGTCATATGACCACCAATCTTGTGGAATGTATCAACTCCGTCTTAAAGGGTGCATGCAATCTCCCAGTCACTGCACTTGTTAAGGCTACCTTTTACAGATTGAATGAattattcactaggaaaagagccGAGGCTGAAGCCCGGATCAATGCTGGATTTGTGTTCTCTGAGATGGCGACAACCAAGCTGCATGCAAATCAACGAGCATCAGGTAACATACAGGTTAGCTGTTTTGATAGAGAAAATGAAGTCTTCAAAGTTCGCGAGATGCCTAGTGGGGTTGAGTATGCAGTTGACCTACGCCACCATCGGTGCGACTGTGGTGAATTCCAGGTTAACCGAATTCCGTGTCGACACGTGTTTGCGTGTTGTGCAAATCAGAGGTTGGATTGGCAAGTGTACGTTAATGACGTTTACAAGATGGACCAAGTTCGAAGAGTATACAGGGCTAGGTTTAGACCACTAGAAAATCCGGCAACGTGGCCTGCTTATCATGGGCCTAGATTCGTTAAAAACCCGTTCCTCAGACGGGTAGCCAAAGGTCGGCCGAAGATGACCcgcttcttgaatgagatggatacTCGTATGTTACGTCGATCGAGGCGATGCAAGCAATGCGGTGCCGAGGGCCATAGCTGCAGTAGATGTCGCCAAAATGGTGGACCGAGTGCAGGTCCAGCCGAAGAGTAG
- the LOC112743829 gene encoding probable serine/threonine-protein kinase WNK5 isoform X1 yields the protein MNKGRYGECNGNCGDGVKKQAHQFGYVETDPSGRYGRLKEVLGKGAMKRVYRAFDEYLGIEVAWNQVHLGDAFHSAEQLQRLYSEVHLLKHLTHKSMMIFYGSWIDLNRKTFNFITELFTSGTLREYRHKYRRVEMRVLKNWARQILSGLEYLHSNNPPVIHRDLKCDNIFVNGHLGQVKIGDLGLAALLLSSKHAHSVIGTPEFMAPELYEEEYNELVDIYSFGMCMIEMLTFEFPYSECFNPAQIYKKVISGKLPNAYYKIKDFEAQRFVGKCLAHVSKRPSAKELLLDPFLAIDDPIASPLVPITKLPTNQALKLNSTVEVAKSTDMTITGSMNEVDINTVFLKVKISDANGHTRNVFFPFDTIKDTAMEVAMEMVKELEISHLEPLEIAAMIDHEVSALVPTWRDPSCFHQQHQRQDSFNYEEEDEDINNHHPFFLPSSSSSSSSSSTTPSSGSLNMSCSSYKTRFNNNGNNCPSAPDQWPQEDPLSMNDDASSLSSMNSIKCSNVQYCDNSSSRNEEENENNNNVPTTTKVLKGHFDEGLFEEASYTNKQLCNPRMGNTHNNKNHCMCNNNGHGHGWPRLTRIQSCVEERRTQHLQRLIMLEEMCNFKNNTVGTMENIGFLNLERGRRCFGTR from the exons ATGAATAAGGGGAGATATGGAGAGTGCAATGGTAATTGTGGTGATGGAGTTAAGAAGCAGGCTCATCAGTTTGGATATGTTGAAACTGATCCTTCTGGAAGATATGGTCGT TTGAAGGAAGTGCTAGGGAAAGGAGCAATGAAAAGAGTGTATAGAGCATTTGATGAGTACCTTGGAATAGAAGTGGCATGGAACCAAGTGCACCTTGGAGATGCATTTCATTCAGCAGAACAACTTCAACGTCTTTACTCAGAGGTTCATCTCCTCAAGCACCTCACCCACAAATCAATGATGATCTTCTATGGTTCTTGGATTGATCTCAATCGCAAAACCTTCAACTTCATCACCGAATTGTTCACTTCCGGTACCCTTAGAGAGTATAGGCACAAGTATAGAAGAGTAGAAATGAGAGTGCTCAAGAATTGGGCACGCCAGATTCTGAGTGGATTGGAGTATTTGCACAGCAACAACCCACCTGTCATCCATAGAGACCTCAAATGTGACAATATCTTTGTCAATGGCCATTTGGGCCAAGTCAAAATTGGTGACTTAGGCCTTGCAGCTCTACTTCTTAGCTCCAAACATGCTCACAGTGTTATag GCACACCAGAGTTCATGGCACCAGAGTTGTATGAAGAAGAGTACAATGAGCTTGTAGACATATACTCATTTGGGATGTGCATGATTGAGATGCTTACTTTTGAGTTCCCATATAGTGAATGCTTCAACCCTGCTCAAATATACAAGAAAGTTATTTCG GGTAAGCTACCAAATGCATATTACAAGATCAAAGATTTTGAAGCCCAAAGATTTGTGGGGAAATGTTTGGCACATGTGTCAAAGAGGCCATCAGCAAAGGAGCTATTGTTGGACCCATTTTTGGCCATTGATGATCCAATTGCATCACCATTAGTGCCAATCACAAAACTACCCACAAATCAAGCTTTGAAGCTTAATTCAACTGTAGAAGTTGCGAAGAGCACAGACATGACCATCACCGGGTCAATGAATGAGGTGGACATCAACACTGTTTTTCTTAAAGTCAAGATTTCTGACGCTAATG GGCATACAAGAAACGTGTTCTTTCCATTTGACACAATAAAGGACACAGCTATGGAGGTAGCCATGGAAATGGTAAAGGAACTTGAAATCAGCCACTTGGAACCATTGGAGATTGCTGCAATGATAGATCATGAAGTATCAGCTTTAGTTCCAACTTGGAGGGACCCTTCTTGTtttcatcaacaacaccaaagaCAGGATAGCTTTAactatgaagaagaagatgaagacataaATAACCATCATCCTTTCTTcttaccatcatcatcatcatcgtcgtcgTCATCATCAACAACTCCATCTTCTGGCTCACTCAACATGTCTTGTTCCTCATACAAGACCCGTTTTAATAATAATGGGAATAATTGTCCCTCTGCTCCGGATCAATGGCCTCAAG AGGATCCATTATCAATGAATGATGATGCAAGCTCTCTAAGCTCAATGAACTCCATCAAATGTTCCAATGTTCAATACTGTGAcaactcatcatcaagaaatgaagaagaaaatgagaataataataatgtacCAACAACAACAAAAGTGTTGAAGGGCCATTTTGATGAAGGGCTATTTGAAGAAGCTAGTTACACCAATAAACAACTTTGCAACCCAAGAATGGGGAACACTCACAATAATAAAAATCATTGCATGTGTAATAATAATGGTCATGGACATGGATGGCCTAGACTAACGAGGATTCAATCTTGCGTGGAAGAGAGGAGAACCCAACATCTTCAACGTTTGATTATGTTGGAGGAGATGTGCAACTTCAAGAATAACACTGTTGGAACCATGGAGAACATTGGGTTTTTGAACCTGGAAAGAGGTCGCAGATGCTTTGGTACTCGTTGA
- the LOC112743829 gene encoding probable serine/threonine-protein kinase WNK5 isoform X2, with protein MNKGRYGECNGNCGDGVKKQAHQFGYVETDPSGRYGRLKEVLGKGAMKRVYRAFDEYLGIEVAWNQVHLGDAFHSAEQLQRLYSEVHLLKHLTHKSMMIFYGSWIDLNRKTFNFITELFTSGTLREYRHKYRRVEMRVLKNWARQILSGLEYLHSNNPPVIHRDLKCDNIFVNGHLGQVKIGDLGLAALLLSSKHAHSVIGTPEFMAPELYEEEYNELVDIYSFGMCMIEMLTFEFPYSECFNPAQIYKKVISGKLPNAYYKIKDFEAQRFVGKCLAHVSKRPSAKELLLDPFLAIDDPIASPLVPITKLPTNQALKLNSTVEVAKSTDMTITGSMNEVDINTVFLKVKISDANGHTRNVFFPFDTIKDTAMEVAMEMVKELEISHLEPLEIAAMIDHEVSALVPTWRDPSCFHQQHQRQDSFNYEEEDEDINNHHPFFLPSSSSSSSSSSTTPSSGSLNMSCSSYKTRFNNNGNNCPSAPDQWPQGHT; from the exons ATGAATAAGGGGAGATATGGAGAGTGCAATGGTAATTGTGGTGATGGAGTTAAGAAGCAGGCTCATCAGTTTGGATATGTTGAAACTGATCCTTCTGGAAGATATGGTCGT TTGAAGGAAGTGCTAGGGAAAGGAGCAATGAAAAGAGTGTATAGAGCATTTGATGAGTACCTTGGAATAGAAGTGGCATGGAACCAAGTGCACCTTGGAGATGCATTTCATTCAGCAGAACAACTTCAACGTCTTTACTCAGAGGTTCATCTCCTCAAGCACCTCACCCACAAATCAATGATGATCTTCTATGGTTCTTGGATTGATCTCAATCGCAAAACCTTCAACTTCATCACCGAATTGTTCACTTCCGGTACCCTTAGAGAGTATAGGCACAAGTATAGAAGAGTAGAAATGAGAGTGCTCAAGAATTGGGCACGCCAGATTCTGAGTGGATTGGAGTATTTGCACAGCAACAACCCACCTGTCATCCATAGAGACCTCAAATGTGACAATATCTTTGTCAATGGCCATTTGGGCCAAGTCAAAATTGGTGACTTAGGCCTTGCAGCTCTACTTCTTAGCTCCAAACATGCTCACAGTGTTATag GCACACCAGAGTTCATGGCACCAGAGTTGTATGAAGAAGAGTACAATGAGCTTGTAGACATATACTCATTTGGGATGTGCATGATTGAGATGCTTACTTTTGAGTTCCCATATAGTGAATGCTTCAACCCTGCTCAAATATACAAGAAAGTTATTTCG GGTAAGCTACCAAATGCATATTACAAGATCAAAGATTTTGAAGCCCAAAGATTTGTGGGGAAATGTTTGGCACATGTGTCAAAGAGGCCATCAGCAAAGGAGCTATTGTTGGACCCATTTTTGGCCATTGATGATCCAATTGCATCACCATTAGTGCCAATCACAAAACTACCCACAAATCAAGCTTTGAAGCTTAATTCAACTGTAGAAGTTGCGAAGAGCACAGACATGACCATCACCGGGTCAATGAATGAGGTGGACATCAACACTGTTTTTCTTAAAGTCAAGATTTCTGACGCTAATG GGCATACAAGAAACGTGTTCTTTCCATTTGACACAATAAAGGACACAGCTATGGAGGTAGCCATGGAAATGGTAAAGGAACTTGAAATCAGCCACTTGGAACCATTGGAGATTGCTGCAATGATAGATCATGAAGTATCAGCTTTAGTTCCAACTTGGAGGGACCCTTCTTGTtttcatcaacaacaccaaagaCAGGATAGCTTTAactatgaagaagaagatgaagacataaATAACCATCATCCTTTCTTcttaccatcatcatcatcatcgtcgtcgTCATCATCAACAACTCCATCTTCTGGCTCACTCAACATGTCTTGTTCCTCATACAAGACCCGTTTTAATAATAATGGGAATAATTGTCCCTCTGCTCCGGATCAATGGCCTCAAG GGCATACTTAA